One Coleofasciculus sp. FACHB-1120 DNA window includes the following coding sequences:
- a CDS encoding glycoside hydrolase family 16 protein codes for MKRIFLFLFLFVVLLTSTLSRVGSATTSNNNTTPNIPGWTLTFADEFNSSSLDKSNYVRYWGKPSTAGAVSWWNGNSALIVENGLLRLKIAKEIVTKNGVTFPYTAGGFTQLTAQTYGRWDVRARFQKGEGTQGYISLWRQDFKWPPEIDFAEIRGNIPNENIFTQHYLLNGKKKSEVSKLYETNYTDDFHEYTVIWEPGRLTWLVDGVQKFTTTQKFDAFPMVLAVGNLVGNCDSFAGCPLTTTPFPAYLDIDYIRIYKKT; via the coding sequence ATGAAAAGAATTTTTCTATTCTTGTTCCTGTTTGTGGTACTGCTCACTTCAACATTGAGTCGAGTCGGTTCTGCAACCACTTCAAATAACAACACCACTCCCAATATTCCGGGTTGGACTCTTACTTTCGCAGATGAGTTCAACTCATCTTCCCTAGACAAGTCGAACTATGTCCGATACTGGGGTAAACCGAGTACAGCAGGAGCGGTTTCCTGGTGGAATGGAAACTCAGCACTAATCGTAGAAAACGGACTATTGCGCCTCAAGATTGCCAAAGAAATCGTCACTAAGAATGGAGTTACCTTTCCTTACACCGCAGGCGGTTTTACCCAACTCACGGCTCAAACCTACGGACGTTGGGATGTTCGGGCGCGTTTTCAAAAGGGAGAAGGTACCCAAGGTTATATTTCGCTGTGGCGACAGGACTTTAAGTGGCCTCCGGAAATCGACTTTGCTGAAATAAGGGGAAATATCCCTAACGAAAATATCTTCACGCAGCACTATTTGCTGAATGGTAAAAAGAAGTCAGAAGTTTCTAAGCTGTACGAAACTAACTACACCGACGACTTTCACGAATACACCGTGATTTGGGAACCCGGACGCTTAACATGGCTCGTTGATGGCGTGCAAAAGTTTACCACGACGCAAAAGTTTGATGCTTTCCCAATGGTGTTGGCGGTGGGTAATCTTGTGGGGAACTGCGACAGCTTTGCGGGATGCCCTCTCACCACAACCCCATTTCCGGCTTACTTGGATATTGACTATATCCGCATCTACAAAAAGACTTAA
- a CDS encoding Uma2 family endonuclease, translating into MSTQLLRRRFTLEEYHQMAEAGILTENDRVELLDGEIVEMSPIGRRHAACVDRLNRLLGSRLGERAIVRVQNPVELSDRSEPQPDIALLQPREDFYESRHPQPQDIFLLVEVADTTAEFDREIKIPLCASSRIAEVWLVNINEQCLEIYRQPSSNGYLDIQKLQRGQSIFIQAFPDINLTVDEILG; encoded by the coding sequence ATGTCAACTCAGCTACTTAGACGGCGATTCACCTTAGAGGAATACCACCAGATGGCGGAGGCTGGTATTCTCACAGAGAACGATCGGGTGGAACTTTTAGATGGAGAAATTGTTGAGATGTCCCCGATAGGGAGACGCCATGCAGCCTGTGTTGACCGTCTGAACCGATTATTGGGCAGTCGTCTAGGAGAAAGAGCTATTGTCCGAGTCCAGAATCCGGTTGAGTTAAGCGATCGCTCGGAACCACAACCTGACATCGCCTTACTTCAACCACGGGAAGATTTCTACGAATCGAGACATCCGCAACCCCAGGATATTTTTCTGCTGGTGGAAGTCGCAGACACCACTGCTGAGTTTGACCGTGAAATAAAAATTCCCTTGTGTGCAAGTAGCAGAATTGCGGAAGTTTGGTTAGTAAATATTAATGAACAATGTCTAGAAATTTATCGCCAACCTTCATCAAATGGCTATCTGGACATACAGAAATTACAACGGGGTCAAAGTATTTTTATCCAAGCTTTTCCTGATATTAATTTAACGGTAGATGAAATATTGGGATAG
- the nfi gene encoding deoxyribonuclease V (cleaves DNA at apurinic or apyrimidinic sites) produces MKIHQRHAWPDTAEEAIAIQQELSKEVITSDQLESVQYVAGVDMGFAESGTISRAAVAVLSFPDLQLQEQAIAFRPTTFPYIPGFLSFREIPAVLDALEKLSITPDLILCDGQGIAHPRRFGIASHLGVLIDLPTIGVAKSLFVGKHDELPVEKGAWQPLRYRRETIGAVLRTRTSVKPVYVSSGHRVSLETAIDYVMRCTTKYRLPETTRIADKLASNR; encoded by the coding sequence ATGAAAATACACCAACGTCATGCATGGCCTGATACGGCTGAGGAAGCGATCGCCATCCAGCAAGAACTGAGCAAAGAAGTGATTACCTCAGACCAGTTGGAATCGGTGCAGTATGTCGCTGGCGTCGATATGGGTTTTGCGGAGTCGGGTACCATCAGTAGAGCCGCCGTTGCGGTTCTGAGTTTTCCAGATTTACAGCTACAAGAGCAAGCGATCGCCTTCCGTCCCACGACTTTTCCCTACATTCCTGGATTCCTCTCCTTCCGAGAAATTCCAGCCGTGCTAGACGCCTTGGAAAAACTCAGTATCACGCCTGACTTAATCCTCTGTGATGGTCAGGGAATCGCTCATCCCCGCCGCTTTGGCATCGCCTCCCATCTCGGAGTTCTAATCGACCTTCCCACGATTGGCGTTGCCAAATCTCTGTTCGTTGGGAAGCATGACGAGTTGCCAGTTGAAAAAGGCGCATGGCAACCGTTGCGGTATCGCCGCGAAACGATTGGCGCGGTATTGCGGACGCGCACTAGCGTTAAGCCAGTTTATGTTTCTAGCGGACATCGGGTGAGTCTAGAAACGGCGATTGATTATGTGATGCGCTGCACTACGAAATATCGCTTACCAGAGACAACCCGCATTGCTGATAAACTGGCGTCGAATCGATGA
- a CDS encoding FHA domain-containing protein, translating to MNELTLEWQEAGRGQTQTIHDRQITKHPGTIRIGRDPARCDMVLTDPTVSGLHIEIFFNQQQQSFYLRNLRESNPPLVDGRIIIQGEVPLSQGSTICLGQIELKVTKVSLAVVGVPATVLLPPPSPAAGKPAPTAPNPAAVTYGLECSSCHRVSPYNLMNLGCPWCGTSLAAALSVLVTPSSH from the coding sequence ATGAATGAATTAACTTTAGAGTGGCAAGAAGCCGGTCGGGGACAAACCCAGACAATTCACGATCGACAAATTACAAAACATCCCGGCACCATCCGGATCGGTCGTGACCCAGCTCGATGCGATATGGTTTTGACAGATCCCACGGTATCTGGGCTGCACATCGAAATATTCTTTAACCAACAGCAGCAAAGCTTTTACTTGCGGAATCTGCGAGAAAGTAATCCGCCGCTAGTGGATGGGCGTATCATCATCCAGGGCGAAGTCCCTCTGAGTCAGGGTAGCACTATCTGTTTAGGACAGATCGAACTCAAGGTGACAAAGGTTTCCCTAGCAGTGGTGGGCGTTCCTGCCACCGTTTTGTTACCGCCGCCATCACCCGCCGCAGGCAAACCAGCCCCCACTGCCCCTAACCCAGCGGCTGTAACCTACGGTTTGGAATGTTCCAGTTGCCATCGCGTTTCACCGTATAACTTAATGAATTTGGGGTGTCCGTGGTGTGGCACCTCCCTAGCCGCAGCATTGAGCGTTTTAGTCACTCCTAGCAGCCACTAA
- a CDS encoding PAS domain-containing protein, with translation MERLEPVDLQENIRGLGTPFEMTYTLQTAEALQACPVSTGQSLSGVRPLSTLMSNLPGMTYRCRNDQNWTMEAVSEDCYQLTGYSPFELIGNREICYAQLIHPDDREQVWNAIQAAVQENRPFQLVYRIITAVGEEKLVWEQGCGVFSESGELLALEGLIMISIPNRDLDPHLANTLHLFRDKSIDISDRPRAEEEIQLLQTLTQAISTAPDFHTALSVALRQVCEKTGWDFGEAWIPSSDGSVLECSPAWYSSTLELQVERLQLQGLNQPANFQAANWYPNPKLQSELPLSLREFRLQSEMLKFAPGIGLPGRVWLSKQPEWIPDASIQPPPFFMRTQFARDCGLKAGFAVPIISKERVVAILTFFLFESRPKDKRLVELVSAVAAHLGTVMQQKQAEAALRESQRRLASLIDSLPGIVFSCGNDPAWSMTYLSEGCFKLTGYHSEELIGDRAVSYDSITHPEDLPKVLEAIATAITLLKPYVVEYRILTKSGVEKWVWEKGAAVCDSAGKVLGLEGFITDITERKRTEEALQQAEAKYRSIFENAIEGIFQTTPDGQYISANPALARIYGYESPTELMGRLTDIKQQLYVDPNRRAEFTRLLQENDAVSDFESAVSRQDGSIIWISENARAVRDCEGKLLYYEGTVEDITERKRAKEHLRERAFYDILTGLPNRALFMERLSQAVERAKQCQDFQFALLFVDLDGFKKVNDSLGHLVGDKLLVALAQRLLGSVRRLETCVRAEDIVARLGGDEFTLLLEAIDDLSHATSIAERINRELIPPFYLDGHEVFTAASIGIVLSSGYDRPEDLLRDADTALYRAKALGKGRYEVFDQTMHSSAR, from the coding sequence GTGGAGCGGTTAGAACCAGTTGATCTTCAGGAAAACATCAGGGGACTGGGAACACCGTTTGAAATGACTTATACGTTGCAGACAGCAGAGGCATTGCAAGCGTGCCCTGTCTCAACGGGACAATCCCTATCAGGAGTTCGTCCTCTTTCAACCCTGATGAGTAATTTACCAGGCATGACCTACCGTTGCCGAAACGACCAGAACTGGACAATGGAAGCGGTCAGCGAGGACTGCTATCAGCTCACTGGCTACTCTCCGTTTGAACTCATTGGCAACCGAGAAATCTGCTATGCCCAACTGATTCATCCCGACGACCGAGAGCAGGTGTGGAACGCCATACAAGCCGCCGTGCAAGAAAATAGACCCTTCCAGCTTGTCTACCGCATCATTACGGCGGTGGGAGAAGAGAAATTGGTCTGGGAACAGGGTTGTGGAGTTTTCTCTGAGTCGGGAGAACTGCTGGCTCTGGAGGGTTTGATCATGATTTCAATCCCGAATCGGGATTTAGATCCCCACCTCGCTAACACTCTACATCTATTTAGGGATAAGTCGATTGACATTAGCGATCGCCCACGGGCTGAAGAAGAAATTCAACTGTTGCAAACCCTAACCCAGGCAATTAGTACGGCTCCTGATTTTCACACGGCGCTTTCAGTCGCGCTACGTCAAGTGTGTGAAAAGACGGGCTGGGATTTTGGCGAAGCTTGGATACCCAGCTCAGACGGCTCTGTTTTAGAATGCAGCCCCGCCTGGTACAGCAGCACTTTGGAATTACAGGTTGAAAGGTTGCAACTGCAGGGTTTAAATCAACCGGCTAACTTTCAAGCAGCTAACTGGTACCCCAACCCTAAGCTGCAATCAGAACTTCCCCTAAGCCTGAGGGAGTTCCGGCTACAGAGCGAAATGTTGAAGTTTGCTCCGGGGATTGGGCTACCGGGACGAGTTTGGTTATCCAAGCAGCCAGAGTGGATTCCCGATGCTTCGATTCAGCCGCCCCCATTTTTTATGCGGACTCAGTTCGCTAGAGATTGTGGACTTAAAGCTGGATTTGCCGTGCCGATTATCTCTAAAGAGCGGGTAGTGGCAATTCTCACTTTCTTCCTGTTTGAATCTCGCCCTAAGGATAAGCGATTGGTTGAGCTGGTGTCAGCAGTGGCAGCGCATCTGGGAACCGTGATGCAGCAAAAACAAGCAGAAGCTGCCCTGAGGGAAAGCCAGCGCCGTCTGGCAAGTTTGATTGACTCGTTGCCAGGGATTGTGTTTTCTTGTGGAAATGACCCAGCGTGGTCGATGACTTACCTGAGTGAAGGTTGCTTTAAGCTGACTGGATATCACAGTGAAGAATTGATTGGCGATCGCGCGGTGTCTTATGATTCCATTACTCATCCTGAGGATTTACCCAAAGTTTTAGAAGCGATCGCTACAGCCATCACGCTCCTAAAACCCTATGTGGTGGAATATCGCATTCTGACCAAATCAGGTGTGGAAAAATGGGTTTGGGAAAAAGGCGCGGCGGTTTGTGACAGCGCCGGTAAAGTCCTCGGACTTGAAGGCTTCATTACCGATATCACTGAGCGCAAACGGACAGAAGAGGCTCTGCAACAAGCAGAAGCAAAATATCGCAGTATCTTCGAGAATGCAATCGAGGGGATTTTCCAGACAACGCCCGACGGACAGTATATTAGTGCCAATCCCGCTCTGGCACGCATTTATGGATATGAGTCTCCGACAGAACTGATGGGACGTCTGACGGATATTAAGCAGCAACTATACGTTGATCCGAACCGGCGTGCTGAGTTTACGCGCCTGTTGCAAGAAAACGATGCCGTTTCAGACTTTGAGTCTGCGGTTTCCCGCCAAGATGGCAGCATCATTTGGATTTCGGAAAATGCCCGTGCAGTGCGCGATTGTGAAGGTAAGCTGCTTTACTACGAAGGCACGGTAGAAGATATTACCGAGCGCAAGCGGGCAAAGGAGCATCTGCGGGAACGGGCGTTTTATGATATCTTAACGGGCTTGCCCAACCGGGCTTTGTTCATGGAGCGCCTTAGTCAAGCTGTGGAACGAGCGAAACAGTGTCAAGATTTTCAGTTTGCGCTGCTGTTTGTAGATTTGGATGGCTTCAAAAAAGTGAACGACAGTTTGGGGCACTTGGTTGGGGATAAATTATTGGTCGCGTTAGCGCAACGCCTGCTGGGGAGCGTCCGTCGCCTCGAAACCTGCGTGCGTGCTGAAGACATCGTCGCTCGTTTGGGGGGAGATGAATTTACCTTGCTTTTGGAAGCCATTGACGACCTTAGTCACGCCACCAGCATCGCTGAACGAATCAACCGAGAACTGATACCGCCTTTCTATCTCGACGGACACGAAGTTTTTACTGCCGCGAGTATTGGCATTGTTCTCAGCAGCGGATACGATCGACCTGAAGACCTCCTGCGCGATGCCGATACAGCGTTGTATCGTGCCAAAGCGCTAGGAAAGGGACGGTATGAGGTGTTTGACCAAACGATGCACTCAAGTGCCCGCTGA
- a CDS encoding glycosyltransferase family 9 protein — protein sequence MRILALVPGGIGDQILFFPTLDDLKRYYPEAQIDVIVEPRAKGAYRVCKSVNEIFTYDFKDRTGPADWGNLLGIIRDHEYDIALSLGRRWSVGLLLWLTGIPARISYNGPGNWFLTNPVPLKTEQYAADMYHDLLQGLGINSPCPPLAVNVPKPDIEWAEKEQKRLGVQETGYILIHGGSSALAQAKGIDKIYPVKKWQQIVRETQQRQPDLPIVLVKGPEDQAFVSELMQSSPNLKVTSPGDIGKLTAMIAGANLMLCTDSAPMHLAVAVGTYTIALFGPTEAKKLLPSSDRVRGLQSPSRSIADIPPADVLQQIWGG from the coding sequence ATGCGAATACTTGCCCTTGTCCCCGGCGGGATTGGCGACCAAATTCTGTTCTTCCCTACCCTGGATGACCTGAAGCGGTATTACCCGGAAGCTCAGATTGATGTCATTGTAGAACCCAGGGCAAAGGGTGCCTACCGGGTTTGCAAGTCGGTTAATGAAATCTTCACTTATGACTTCAAAGACCGGACTGGACCAGCAGACTGGGGAAATTTACTGGGTATAATCCGCGATCATGAGTACGATATCGCCCTGTCTCTGGGGCGCAGGTGGAGTGTAGGGTTGCTGCTGTGGCTGACTGGCATTCCCGCTCGAATTAGCTATAACGGCCCAGGAAACTGGTTTCTCACGAACCCAGTCCCCCTAAAAACTGAGCAGTATGCCGCTGATATGTATCACGATTTGCTGCAAGGTTTAGGAATTAATTCCCCCTGTCCGCCTCTGGCGGTCAATGTACCTAAACCAGATATTGAGTGGGCAGAAAAGGAACAAAAACGACTCGGTGTTCAAGAAACTGGCTACATCCTGATTCATGGGGGTTCTAGCGCCCTGGCTCAGGCAAAAGGGATAGATAAAATCTACCCAGTCAAGAAATGGCAGCAGATTGTTCGAGAAACTCAACAGCGACAGCCCGATTTGCCGATTGTCCTCGTCAAAGGGCCAGAGGATCAAGCATTTGTCAGCGAACTAATGCAGTCCTCCCCTAACCTGAAGGTGACTTCGCCTGGGGATATCGGGAAGCTGACGGCAATGATTGCTGGTGCTAATTTGATGCTGTGTACGGATAGTGCGCCCATGCACTTAGCCGTCGCCGTTGGGACTTACACGATTGCGCTGTTTGGCCCGACAGAAGCGAAAAAATTGTTGCCGAGTAGCGATCGCGTTCGCGGTTTGCAATCCCCTAGTCGCTCGATAGCCGACATTCCTCCAGCAGACGTTCTCCAGCAAATCTGGGGCGGTTAA
- the ispD gene encoding 2-C-methyl-D-erythritol 4-phosphate cytidylyltransferase, with translation MHLLIPAAGMGRRMGSDRNKLLLTLLGKPLIHWTLQAVEASRHISWIGLIAHPDDFSNFKEILADLSLTKPVQLIVGGSTRQESVYNGLQALPSAHHVLIHDGARCLATPQLLDRCAEELMNCPGLIAGVPVKDTIKVVDAAGVIESTPDRQHLWAAQTPQGFQVDLLQQCHTEARRQNWEVTDDAALFEKCNLNVRIVPGEETNLKVTTPVDLSVAEFILRQRLGTERS, from the coding sequence GTGCATTTATTGATTCCAGCAGCAGGGATGGGGCGTCGGATGGGGAGCGATCGCAATAAACTCCTTTTGACGTTGCTGGGTAAACCCTTGATTCACTGGACTCTCCAAGCAGTTGAAGCTTCTCGTCACATCAGTTGGATCGGGTTAATTGCTCATCCTGATGACTTTTCCAACTTCAAGGAGATTCTCGCTGACCTCTCCCTCACCAAGCCCGTGCAATTGATTGTCGGTGGGTCAACCCGCCAAGAGTCTGTCTACAACGGCTTGCAGGCGCTCCCATCCGCCCACCACGTCTTAATTCATGATGGCGCTCGGTGTCTGGCGACGCCCCAATTACTGGATCGGTGTGCTGAGGAACTGATGAATTGTCCCGGCTTAATTGCAGGGGTGCCGGTGAAAGATACGATTAAAGTCGTGGATGCGGCTGGGGTAATTGAAAGTACGCCCGATCGACAGCATCTATGGGCGGCTCAAACGCCCCAAGGTTTTCAAGTTGATTTGTTGCAACAGTGTCATACGGAAGCCCGACGCCAAAATTGGGAAGTGACCGACGATGCGGCTTTATTTGAAAAGTGCAATTTAAACGTCCGGATTGTGCCGGGAGAAGAGACAAATCTGAAGGTGACAACGCCAGTGGATTTGAGCGTTGCAGAGTTTATCCTGCGCCAACGCTTGGGAACGGAACGATCTTAA
- a CDS encoding glycosyltransferase yields the protein MTQPFLPRVSVIVPIYNGERDLPDLIDCLRSQTYPAEYVEYLLVDNNSCDRTATLLQSAAQSAAADGFTIRPIAENQIQSSYAARNAGIRASTAEIFAFTDADCRPQPQWLADLIEPFANPTVGIVVGEIMALPGNTLLEQYADRENVLSQKHTLENPFCAYGQTANLAIRRKALEQVGLFRPYLTTGGDADICWRIQRESDWQLHFAQTAIVQHRHRSTLEELQSQWRRYGRSNRYLHELHGVKLMNNLSGKQYLHRLSRWLVKEVPVTGVKAIAGKATLVDLLRTPIGLINVRARAAGQNEAKLPEEARVIEWLEKPQDVEVNP from the coding sequence ATGACACAGCCCTTCCTGCCCAGGGTTTCCGTAATTGTCCCTATCTACAATGGTGAGAGGGACTTACCAGACTTAATTGACTGCTTGCGATCGCAAACTTACCCCGCTGAGTATGTCGAGTATTTGCTGGTCGATAATAACAGTTGCGATCGCACTGCGACCCTTCTCCAGTCAGCCGCCCAGTCAGCCGCCGCTGACGGCTTCACCATTCGCCCGATTGCGGAAAACCAAATCCAAAGCTCTTACGCGGCTCGAAATGCCGGAATTCGGGCGTCAACGGCTGAAATTTTTGCCTTTACCGACGCCGATTGTCGTCCTCAACCGCAATGGTTAGCAGACTTGATTGAGCCGTTTGCCAATCCCACGGTTGGCATTGTCGTCGGTGAAATTATGGCTTTGCCAGGAAACACTCTGCTAGAACAGTACGCTGACCGGGAAAATGTTTTATCCCAAAAACATACCTTAGAAAATCCGTTCTGTGCTTACGGTCAAACGGCTAACTTGGCAATTCGGAGGAAAGCTCTGGAACAAGTAGGTTTATTCCGCCCTTACTTGACCACTGGCGGCGATGCTGACATCTGTTGGCGCATCCAACGGGAAAGTGACTGGCAGTTACATTTTGCCCAGACAGCGATTGTCCAGCACCGACACCGCTCCACGCTTGAGGAACTTCAAAGTCAATGGCGTCGGTATGGTCGCTCGAATCGGTACTTGCACGAACTGCATGGGGTGAAGCTGATGAACAACCTGAGTGGAAAGCAATATCTACATCGTCTGAGTCGTTGGTTAGTAAAGGAAGTGCCGGTGACAGGTGTGAAAGCGATCGCGGGGAAAGCGACGCTTGTAGACTTGTTGAGAACTCCCATCGGCTTGATTAATGTCCGCGCTAGAGCCGCAGGGCAAAATGAAGCTAAACTGCCGGAAGAAGCCAGGGTAATTGAGTGGCTGGAAAAACCCCAGGATGTGGAAGTAAATCCATGA
- a CDS encoding HAD family hydrolase produces the protein MPKTAKPAVFLDRDGVLNVEAGYIHQVEDLHLIPGVAQAVRLLNDRQMFCCLVSNQSGPARGYYPASHVDALHLRLCQLLQAEAGARLDALYYCPYLSPPEGGTNPEFSRWSTWRKPNTGMLVAAAWEHDLELSRSFMVGDKATDIDMAHNAGCTGILVQTGFGDRVLGGEYQHHTRPDFIAADLVAAVEWICQQNN, from the coding sequence ATGCCTAAAACTGCCAAACCAGCAGTATTTCTTGACCGGGATGGCGTCCTCAATGTCGAAGCCGGATATATCCATCAAGTTGAGGATTTACACCTGATACCGGGGGTGGCTCAGGCGGTACGGCTGCTCAACGACCGGCAGATGTTTTGCTGTCTCGTCTCCAATCAATCTGGCCCTGCCCGAGGCTACTATCCGGCTAGCCACGTGGATGCCTTGCACCTGCGTCTCTGCCAGCTCCTGCAAGCTGAAGCAGGGGCGCGTTTAGATGCTTTGTATTACTGCCCTTATCTCAGTCCCCCAGAAGGCGGGACAAATCCAGAATTTAGCCGCTGGAGTACCTGGCGCAAGCCGAATACGGGAATGCTGGTGGCGGCTGCTTGGGAACACGATCTGGAGCTGTCGCGCAGTTTTATGGTGGGGGACAAAGCCACCGATATCGACATGGCGCACAATGCCGGTTGTACGGGGATTTTAGTGCAGACTGGATTTGGCGATCGCGTCTTGGGTGGTGAGTATCAGCACCACACTCGCCCGGATTTCATTGCGGCGGATTTAGTCGCGGCGGTTGAGTGGATTTGCCAGCAGAACAATTAA
- a CDS encoding ABC transporter permease subunit, with the protein MQHSMPKDRIFAKQRLTPYLFLLPALLILGLTVFWPALQAFYLSFTEYTLIGQSPEWVGFKNFRRLWLDRVFWQTLWNTLLYLIFVVPILVVASLGLAILVNQKLRGISWLRAAYYTPVVISMVVAGIAWNWLYAENGLLNQVLVNTKIIPFLQNGIPWLTSPRFALFSVMMVTVWKGLGYYMVIYLAGLQSIPADVYEAAAIDGSDGIAKHWDITIPLMKPYLVLVAVISAISATKVFEEVYIMTQGGPRNSSKTIVYYLYEQAFQNLEMSYACTIGLVLFLAILGLSIFNLRLSHSIKN; encoded by the coding sequence ATGCAGCATTCGATGCCGAAAGATAGAATTTTCGCTAAACAAAGATTAACGCCTTATCTGTTTTTGCTGCCTGCTTTGTTGATTTTGGGGCTAACTGTTTTTTGGCCTGCCTTACAAGCGTTTTACCTTTCTTTCACGGAATACACTCTGATTGGACAATCGCCCGAATGGGTTGGTTTTAAAAATTTTCGGCGTCTGTGGCTCGATCGGGTGTTTTGGCAGACGCTGTGGAATACGCTGCTTTATCTAATTTTTGTGGTGCCGATTTTAGTTGTAGCATCGCTAGGACTGGCGATTCTGGTTAATCAAAAGCTACGTGGAATTAGCTGGCTTCGGGCAGCCTATTATACACCTGTTGTCATTTCAATGGTGGTAGCTGGGATTGCTTGGAACTGGCTTTATGCAGAAAACGGTCTGCTAAATCAGGTGTTGGTTAATACAAAAATTATCCCGTTTCTCCAAAATGGCATTCCTTGGCTGACTAGCCCGCGTTTTGCGCTTTTTAGCGTCATGATGGTGACGGTTTGGAAGGGATTAGGCTACTACATGGTGATTTATTTAGCTGGATTGCAATCAATTCCAGCAGATGTCTATGAAGCGGCGGCAATTGATGGATCGGACGGGATTGCCAAGCATTGGGACATTACGATCCCATTGATGAAACCGTATTTAGTGCTAGTGGCGGTGATTTCTGCGATTTCTGCCACGAAAGTATTTGAAGAGGTTTATATTATGACCCAAGGAGGGCCGCGAAACAGTTCCAAAACAATTGTTTATTATCTCTATGAGCAAGCTTTCCAGAATTTAGAGATGAGTTATGCTTGCACAATTGGATTGGTGTTATTTTTGGCCATTTTGGGCTTGTCGATATTTAATTTAAGGCTATCTCACTCAATTAAAAATTAG